In a genomic window of Candidatus Hydrogenedentota bacterium:
- the pgl gene encoding 6-phosphogluconolactonase, translated as MRAIVDSSPARRLAKDLVEFLNCVPDAHIAVSGGSTPRALFRILAAEYRGAVRWDRVTIWQVDERCVPPDDPQSNWRMLAEELLSQIPDLKSNRMEAERDGAADDYESLIRRHVREAAQRASQTTRNAGGAEQIEVRPMLSIPQLDLILLGMGADGHTASLFPGTAALEERERLVVRNAVPQLNTTRVTMTFPLINAARERWFLASGADKANAFKCVQTGELPSAKVCDPVWYVDSAVVGA; from the coding sequence ATGAGGGCGATTGTAGATTCGAGTCCTGCACGCCGGCTTGCGAAAGACTTGGTCGAATTTCTGAACTGCGTGCCTGATGCGCACATTGCAGTTTCGGGGGGATCGACGCCGAGGGCGCTGTTTCGAATTCTTGCGGCCGAGTATCGCGGGGCGGTGCGGTGGGACCGTGTCACGATTTGGCAGGTGGACGAGCGCTGCGTGCCGCCGGACGATCCGCAGTCGAATTGGAGGATGCTCGCGGAGGAACTTCTATCTCAAATTCCAGATTTGAAATCCAACAGGATGGAAGCGGAACGCGACGGCGCGGCGGATGATTACGAGTCGCTGATTCGTCGGCATGTGCGAGAGGCGGCCCAACGCGCTTCGCAGACAACACGCAATGCGGGAGGGGCCGAACAAATTGAAGTTCGACCGATGTTGTCAATTCCACAACTTGATTTGATTTTGTTGGGTATGGGCGCGGACGGGCATACCGCGTCGCTCTTTCCTGGTACTGCGGCGCTTGAAGAGCGCGAGCGGCTCGTCGTTCGCAATGCCGTGCCTCAACTGAATACCACGCGCGTGACGATGACATTTCCGTTGATCAACGCGGCGCGCGAACGGTGGTTTTTGGCGTCCGGCGCCGACAAGGCGAATGCCTTCAAATGTGTGCAGACCGGCGAGCTTCCTTCCGCCAAAGTGTGCGATCCCGTGTGGTACGTCGATTCCGCGGTGGTCGGCGCTTGA
- a CDS encoding anion transporter has translation MDRLAIVVFALVYVGMIFGKYPGLAMDRTGMALLGAIVLIVAGRVGEREAWDAIDVPTIVLLLGMMVVSSQLRLGGFYTFATRRIAAASVSPPMLLGLVIASMAGLSAVLTNDVICLAVTPVLIEGCARRSLNPIPYLLGLACAANIGSAATLIGNPQNMLIGQALNLSFAGYLADALVPSVLGLAVAWGVIVVHTRGRWRAETPLPEYGAPMFNPWQSGKGIAAVVALITVFLFLPWPRDIVALAAAGLLLMSRKMASRAIMGLVDWHLLLLFMGLFIVNHAFQSTGALDAIAAWLREQRIDIAQPAWLFGVTVVLSNLVSNVPATMLLLPSATHPSAGAVLALSSTLAGNLFIVGSIANIIVVEQAAQFGIKISWQEHARIGLPVTAATLGIAGAWLWIIG, from the coding sequence ATGGACCGTCTCGCCATCGTCGTTTTTGCCCTCGTTTATGTGGGGATGATCTTCGGGAAGTATCCGGGTCTTGCCATGGACCGCACTGGCATGGCGCTGCTGGGCGCGATAGTGCTCATCGTGGCGGGGCGCGTGGGCGAACGCGAAGCGTGGGACGCGATCGACGTTCCCACTATCGTGCTGTTGCTTGGAATGATGGTGGTCTCGTCGCAGTTGCGTCTTGGCGGGTTTTACACGTTCGCCACGCGCAGGATTGCGGCCGCGTCGGTTTCGCCGCCGATGCTGCTGGGATTGGTCATTGCGAGTATGGCCGGATTGTCCGCTGTGCTGACGAATGACGTGATATGTCTTGCGGTTACGCCCGTGCTGATCGAGGGCTGCGCGCGGCGAAGCCTGAATCCAATCCCCTACCTGCTCGGGCTTGCTTGCGCTGCGAACATCGGGTCGGCGGCGACGCTGATCGGAAATCCGCAGAACATGCTGATCGGCCAGGCGCTGAATTTGTCGTTTGCAGGCTATCTTGCGGACGCACTCGTTCCGAGTGTACTCGGTTTGGCTGTGGCGTGGGGCGTAATCGTCGTACACACGCGCGGGCGATGGCGCGCGGAGACGCCGCTACCCGAATACGGCGCGCCCATGTTCAATCCGTGGCAATCCGGAAAAGGCATCGCGGCGGTCGTGGCGCTCATCACCGTGTTCCTATTCCTGCCATGGCCGCGCGATATCGTGGCGCTCGCCGCGGCGGGACTCCTGCTGATGAGCCGCAAGATGGCGTCGCGCGCAATTATGGGTTTGGTTGACTGGCATTTGCTGCTCCTGTTCATGGGATTGTTTATTGTGAACCACGCGTTTCAATCGACCGGCGCGTTGGATGCGATCGCGGCATGGCTTCGCGAGCAGCGGATCGACATTGCGCAACCCGCGTGGTTGTTCGGTGTCACGGTCGTGCTGTCCAACCTGGTGTCAAACGTCCCTGCGACGATGCTGCTCCTCCCTTCGGCGACGCACCCAAGTGCTGGCGCGGTCCTCGCGCTGTCAAGCACGCTGGCAGGCAATCTGTTTATCGTCGGGAGCATCGCGAATATTATTGTAGTGGAGCAGGCCGCGCAATTCGGAATCAAGATTTCGTGGCAGGAACATGCACGGATCGGCCTGCCGGTGACGGCTGCGACGTTGGGGATCGCGGGGGCGTGGTTGTGGATCATCGGATAA
- a CDS encoding NADPH:quinone oxidoreductase family protein — translation MRAWLVHEFGHYKTALRFSVADPPMAEAESAVINVRAAGVMYADLLNISGQYQMRAPLPFVPGSEAAGEVVEAGTGSKFSAGDRVVTVNLMGAFAEKMLALDQVSFAIPDEMSFADAAAFTINYQTSYFGLVYRGRVQPGEWVLVHGGAGGVGTASIQLAKALGAKVIATAGGPEKVALCKQCGADHAIDYRAGGFLNAVKDITEGNGADVVIDPVGGDVFDATTKCVAFGGRIVIVGFAAGRIPTIAANRLLLKNCSAVGLFWGAYQTRDPELVAKTQQLLYDMYGDGKIKPVIHREYAIESLPDALESIELRTCLGKPVLIL, via the coding sequence GCCGTCATTAACGTGAGGGCCGCGGGCGTGATGTATGCGGACCTGCTGAACATCTCGGGTCAGTATCAGATGAGAGCGCCACTGCCGTTTGTGCCGGGTAGCGAAGCCGCGGGCGAAGTCGTCGAAGCGGGGACCGGCAGCAAGTTCTCGGCCGGCGATCGCGTTGTTACCGTCAATCTCATGGGCGCCTTCGCGGAAAAAATGCTCGCGCTCGATCAAGTCTCGTTTGCCATACCGGACGAGATGTCGTTTGCGGACGCGGCGGCGTTCACAATCAACTACCAGACCTCGTACTTCGGCCTCGTATATCGTGGGCGGGTACAACCCGGCGAGTGGGTGCTCGTTCACGGCGGCGCCGGCGGTGTGGGCACGGCGTCCATTCAGCTCGCAAAGGCGCTCGGCGCGAAAGTCATCGCCACCGCGGGTGGCCCCGAAAAAGTCGCGCTGTGCAAACAGTGTGGCGCGGACCATGCTATCGACTACCGCGCCGGCGGCTTCCTGAACGCCGTCAAGGACATCACGGAAGGCAACGGCGCGGACGTCGTAATCGATCCCGTCGGCGGCGATGTGTTCGACGCGACGACCAAATGCGTCGCATTTGGAGGACGCATCGTCATCGTCGGCTTTGCCGCCGGACGTATCCCGACCATCGCCGCGAACCGGCTCCTGTTGAAAAACTGCAGTGCGGTCGGCCTCTTCTGGGGCGCATACCAAACGCGCGATCCCGAACTCGTCGCAAAGACACAACAACTGCTGTACGACATGTACGGAGACGGAAAGATTAAGCCGGTTATCCACCGCGAATACGCGATCGAATCCCTGCCTGACGCACTCGAATCGATCGAATTACGCACGTGTCTCGGAAAGCCGGTGTTGATCCTTTAG
- a CDS encoding amidohydrolase family protein → MSAPITDVHVTLSRWPFRRLPLDETSALVDALQARGVTQAWSGTFDGLLHKDIAGANGRLAEECARHGNGVLLPFGVVNPKLPDWEEDVRRCAESFGMKGVRLYPNYHGYTLDDPVFARLLTLATERTLVVQLVTAMEDERMMHPLMQVKAVDVTPLETVLPEVPGARIVLLNATRTVPFPLLPKIVGAGEVYVDIASLEGVAGISNLIERVPSNRVLFGSHAPLFYPESAVLKLDESTLDAELRDAIASGNAQRLLT, encoded by the coding sequence GTGAGTGCGCCGATTACGGACGTCCATGTGACGCTGTCGCGGTGGCCGTTTCGACGTCTTCCGCTCGATGAAACGTCCGCGCTTGTGGACGCATTGCAGGCGCGCGGTGTTACGCAGGCGTGGTCAGGCACGTTCGATGGGCTGCTGCACAAGGACATCGCGGGCGCGAACGGCCGCCTTGCCGAAGAGTGTGCGCGCCATGGCAACGGGGTTTTGCTGCCGTTTGGCGTCGTAAATCCCAAACTTCCTGACTGGGAGGAAGACGTGCGCCGGTGCGCCGAATCGTTCGGGATGAAGGGCGTCCGGCTTTATCCGAATTACCACGGGTACACATTGGACGACCCGGTGTTCGCGCGCTTACTCACGCTTGCGACGGAACGCACCCTCGTTGTCCAACTCGTCACCGCGATGGAAGACGAGCGCATGATGCACCCACTCATGCAGGTGAAAGCCGTCGATGTCACGCCTCTAGAAACCGTGTTGCCAGAGGTCCCCGGCGCGCGCATCGTGCTGCTGAACGCGACGCGAACGGTACCGTTTCCGCTGCTTCCCAAAATCGTTGGCGCGGGCGAGGTGTATGTCGATATCGCGTCGCTGGAAGGCGTGGCGGGAATCTCGAATCTAATCGAACGGGTACCTTCGAATCGGGTCTTGTTCGGCTCGCACGCGCCCCTGTTTTACCCCGAGAGTGCGGTACTGAAACTAGACGAATCGACACTTGACGCCGAACTGCGCGACGCCATTGCGTCAGGCAACGCGCAGCGGCTGTTGACCTAA
- a CDS encoding GNAT family N-acetyltransferase — MKLQGSRCALRRWRRGDEDALVRYASNRKIWRNLSDRFPHPYTLDVAREWIELRANDTPPYANFCITVGDEAIGATGFDVLSDIHRIVARAGYWLGEPFWGRGIATEAFSLLRDYAFASFPDIHRIEATVFEWNPASMRVLEKCGFALEARMRKAVMKDGEVIDQFLFARVRDSS; from the coding sequence ATGAAATTGCAGGGCAGTCGGTGCGCGCTACGCCGGTGGCGGCGGGGCGACGAAGATGCGCTGGTGCGCTACGCGAGCAATCGCAAAATTTGGCGGAACCTAAGCGACCGGTTTCCGCACCCCTATACGCTCGACGTGGCACGTGAGTGGATCGAATTGCGCGCGAACGACACACCGCCGTACGCCAACTTCTGCATTACGGTTGGCGACGAGGCAATCGGCGCGACAGGATTCGACGTACTCTCCGACATTCATCGGATAGTCGCACGCGCGGGGTACTGGCTCGGCGAGCCGTTCTGGGGCCGCGGTATCGCGACGGAAGCGTTTTCGCTGCTACGTGACTACGCCTTCGCGAGCTTTCCGGACATTCACCGAATCGAGGCTACGGTATTCGAGTGGAACCCGGCATCCATGCGTGTGCTCGAGAAATGCGGATTTGCGCTCGAAGCGCGCATGCGCAAGGCGGTCATGAAGGACGGCGAGGTCATCGACCAGTTTCTCTTTGCGCGCGTTCGCGATTCATCCTAA